In a genomic window of Scomber japonicus isolate fScoJap1 chromosome 17, fScoJap1.pri, whole genome shotgun sequence:
- the prpf39 gene encoding pre-mRNA-processing factor 39 isoform X1, producing the protein MEDTGLHLSDDPISGMLNTESPAMESNGDGFLPDLPVLGQTADWSLDQVAPESLTNILPEDSDASQDAPGEQQHPDQQMNNTELGSVEKAVEQFQIASAQLFQEEQPPPPPPPPQPIEEAEQPTEQPTENTAESMETPQDSQEMAIDTDATQGSTQDGTEVPQGTEDGMELEEPSKETTQDPAVPSEPTEPQLPSEFEKLFKGCEENPEDFNGWVYLLQYVEQENVLEAVRKSFDVFFLRYPYCYGYWKKYADIEKKHENIQVAEEVYRRGLQAIPLSVDLWLHYLSYIKENSDPSDPETEGRIRAAYEHAVLAAGTDFRSDRLWESFVNWETEQQKLANVTAIYDRILGIPTQLYSQHFQRFKDHVQSNNPKHFLSEEEFVQLRLELSKASLLAMVCEDEETPAPQEDLPPGTEDLADPAKRVTEIENMRHKVIEVRQEVFHHNEHEVSKRWAFEEGIKRPYFHVKALEKTQLNNWKEYLDFEIENGTPERVVVLFERCLIACALYEEFWTKYAKYLEGYSTDGVRHVYKKACSIHMPKKPAIHLLWAAFEEQQGNVEEARGILKSLEAAVPSLAMVRLRRVSLERRHGNLEEAEALLREAMESAKNATETSFYAVKLARQLMKVQRSLSKARKVLLDAIEKDQTSPKLYLNLLELEYSGDVTQNEVEILACFDRALKSQLPLESRLLFSQRKVEFLEDFGSDINVLVATYEEHQKLQKESEPAKRKAENGYDSSQEPDAKRQRVDDASSGTANAMTDMQANNSAYNYNWYQQQYGGWGQNNWGQYGQYAQYNQYYPPPPT; encoded by the exons ATGGAAGATACTG GCCTTCATCTCTCAGACGACCCCATTTCTGGAATGCTGAACACTGAATCCCCGGCCATGGAGAGCAATGGGGATGGCTTCCTTCCTGACCTTCCTGTTTTAGGTCAAACTGCTGACTGGTCACTGGACCAAGTGGCTCCAGAGTCACTCACCAACATCTTGCCCGAGGACTCTGATGCGTCCCAAGATGCCCCGGGGGAACAACAACACCCCGACCAGCAGATGAACAATACAGAACTGGGATCTGTGGAGAAGGCAGTGGAACAGTTTCAGATCGCTAGTGCTCAGCTCTTCCAAGAGGAGCAGCCACCGCCACCGCCGCCTCCACCACAGCCCATAGAGGAAGCTGAACAGCCTACAGAACAGCCtacagaaaacacagcagagtctaTGGAGACTCCGCAAGACAGCCAGGAgatggcaatagatacagatGCTACACAGGGTAGCACTCAAG ATGGGACTGAGGTACCGCAGGGGACAGAGGATGGCATGGAGCTAGAAGAACCATCCAAAGAGACAACACAAGACCCCGCTGTTCCTTCAGAGCCCACCGAGCCACAGCTTCCCAGCGAGTTTGAAAAACTTTTCAAAGGATGTGAGGAGAACCCAGAAGACTTTAATGGTTGGGTCTACCTGCTGCAATATGTGGAGCAAGAG AATGTTCTTGAAGCTGTGAGAAAGTCCTTTGACGTATTCTTCCTGCGGTATCCCTACTGCTATGGCTACTGGAAGAAGTATGCTGATAtagagaaaaaacatgaaaacatacagGTTGCAGAAGAg GTGTACAGAAGAGGCTTGCAGGCCATTCCTCTCAGTGTTGACCTGTGGCTGCACTACCTGTCATACATCAAAGAGAACTCAGACCCAAGTGATCCAGAGACAGAGGGACGCATTCGAGC TGCCTATGAACATGCAGTGCTTGCAGCTGGCACAGACTTTCGCTCAGACCGTCTGTGGGAGTCCTTCGTCAACTGGgaaacagagcagcagaagcTGGCTAATGTCACTGCAATCTACGATCGCATCTTGGGCATCCCAACCCAGCTGTATTCCCAGCACTTCCAGAG GTTCAAAGATCACGTGCAGAGCAACAACCCTAAGCACTTCTTATCAGAAGAGGAGTTTGTACAGCTGAGACTGGAGCTCTCGAAAGCCAGCCTCTTGGCCATGGTCTGTGAAGATGAAGAGACGCCTGCTCCTCAGGAGGATCTTCCACCTGGCACAGAAGACCTTGCAGACCCTGCTAAG aGAGTGACAGAGATCGAGAATATGCGCCACAAGGTTATCGAGGTCCGGCAGGAAGTGTTCCACCACAATGAACATGAAGTCAGCAAGCGGTGGGCCTTTGAGGAAGGG ATTAAGAGACCATACTTCCATGTCAAAGCCTTAGAGAAGACCCAGCTGAACAACTGGAAGGAGTACTTGGACTTTGAGATTGAAAATGGGACTCCGGAGCGTGTGGTTGTTCTTTTTGAAAGATGCCTCATCGCTTGTGCTCTCTATGAAGAGTTTTGGACCAAG TATGCAAAATATCTAGAGGGCTACAGCACTGACGGTGTGAGACATGTCTACAAGAAAGCGTGTTCCATCCATATGCCCAAGAAACCAGCCATCCATCTGCTGTGGGCAGCGTTCGAGGAGCAGCAGG GCAACGTTGAGGAGGCTCGTGGCATCCTGAAGTCCTTGGAGGCAGCAGTCCCAAGTCTGGCCATGGTCCGCCTTCGGAGGGTCAGTCTGGAGCGTCGCCATGGTAACTTAGAGGAAGCAGAGGCACTGTTGAGGGAGGCCATGGAGTCTGCAAAGAATGCTACGGAGACGTCATTTTATGCTGTGAAGCTGGCCAGACAGCTGATGAAGGTGCAGAGGAGTCTGAGCAAAGCAAGGAAGGTGCTGCTGGACGCGATAGAAAAAGACCAG ACGAGTCCAAAACTGTATCTAAACCTGCTTGAGCTGGAATACAGTGGAGATGTGACGCAGAATGAGGTGGAGATCTTGGCTTGTTTCGACCGAGCCTTGAAGAGCCAGTTGCCTCTCGAATCCCGCCTCCTCTTCTCCCAACGCAAAGTCGAGTTCCTCGAGGACTTTGGCAGCGACATCAACGT GCTCGTGGCTACATACGAGGAACACCAGAAACTACAGAAAGAAAGCGAGCCAGCAAAGAGAAAAGCGGAGAACGGGTATGACAG TTCTCAGGAACCTGATGCCAAAAGACAGCGCGTAGATGACGCTTCCTCTGGTACAGCAAACGCAATGACAGACATGCAGGCAAACAACTCTGCGTACAACTATAATTGGTACCAG CAACAATATGGCGGTTGGGGACAAAACAACTGGGGGCAGTATGGCCAGTAtgcccagtataaccagtactatcctcctcctcctacatgA
- the arf6a gene encoding ADP-ribosylation factor 6a, translating to MGKMLSKIFGNKEMRILMLGLDAAGKTTILYKLKLGQSVTTIPTVGFNVETVTYKNVKFNVWDVGGQDKIRPLWRHYYTGTQGLIFVVDCADRDRIDEARQELHRIINDREMRDAIILIFANKQDLPDAMKPHEIQEKLGLTRIRDRNWYVQPSCATTGDGLYEGLTWLTSNYKS from the coding sequence ATGGGGAAAATGCTGTCAAAGATCTTTGGCAACAAGGAGATGAGAATATTGATGCTTGGACTTGATGCTGCTGGTAAAACGACCATCCTGTACAAGTTGAAGCTCGGACAGTCTGTCACCACCATCCCCACAGTTGGGTTCAACGTGGAGACTGTCACCTATAAGAATGTGAAGTTCAACGTGTGGGACGTAGGGGGACAGGACAAGATCAGACCTCTTTGGAGACATTACTACACGGGCACCCAGGGCCTGATTTTCGTGGTGGACTGCGCCGACAGAGACAGGATCGATGAGGCTAGGCAGGAACTCCACCGAATCATCAACGACCGTGAGATGAGGGACGCCATCATCCTGATCTTCGCCAACAAACAGGACCTCCCAGATGCCATGAAGCCCCACGAGATCCAGGAGAAGCTAGGCCTGACCCGGATCAGGGATAGGAATTGGTACGTTCAGCCCTCGTGTGCGACAACAGGGGATGGACTATACGAGGGCCTGACCTGGCTTACCTCAAATTACAAATCTTAA
- the prpf39 gene encoding pre-mRNA-processing factor 39 isoform X2: protein MEDTGLHLSDDPISGMLNTESPAMESNGDGFLPDLPVLGQTADWSLDQVAPESLTNILPEDSDASQDAPGEQQHPDQQMNNTELGSVEKAVEQFQIASAQLFQEEQPPPPPPPPQPIEEAEQPTEQPTENTAESMETPQDSQEMAIDTDATQGSTQDGTEVPQGTEDGMELEEPSKETTQDPAVPSEPTEPQLPSEFEKLFKGCEENPEDFNGWVYLLQYVEQENVLEAVRKSFDVFFLRYPYCYGYWKKYADIEKKHENIQVAEEVYRRGLQAIPLSVDLWLHYLSYIKENSDPSDPETEGRIRAAYEHAVLAAGTDFRSDRLWESFVNWETEQQKLANVTAIYDRILGIPTQLYSQHFQRFKDHVQSNNPKHFLSEEEFVQLRLELSKASLLAMVCEDEETPAPQEDLPPGTEDLADPAKRVTEIENMRHKVIEVRQEVFHHNEHEVSKRWAFEEGIKRPYFHVKALEKTQLNNWKEYLDFEIENGTPERVVVLFERCLIACALYEEFWTKYAKYLEGYSTDGVRHVYKKACSIHMPKKPAIHLLWAAFEEQQGNVEEARGILKSLEAAVPSLAMVRLRRVSLERRHGNLEEAEALLREAMESAKNATETSFYAVKLARQLMKVQRSLSKARKVLLDAIEKDQTSPKLYLNLLELEYSGDVTQNEVEILACFDRALKSQLPLESRLLFSQRKVEFLEDFGSDINVLVATYEEHQKLQKESEPAKRKAENGSQEPDAKRQRVDDASSGTANAMTDMQANNSAYNYNWYQQQYGGWGQNNWGQYGQYAQYNQYYPPPPT from the exons ATGGAAGATACTG GCCTTCATCTCTCAGACGACCCCATTTCTGGAATGCTGAACACTGAATCCCCGGCCATGGAGAGCAATGGGGATGGCTTCCTTCCTGACCTTCCTGTTTTAGGTCAAACTGCTGACTGGTCACTGGACCAAGTGGCTCCAGAGTCACTCACCAACATCTTGCCCGAGGACTCTGATGCGTCCCAAGATGCCCCGGGGGAACAACAACACCCCGACCAGCAGATGAACAATACAGAACTGGGATCTGTGGAGAAGGCAGTGGAACAGTTTCAGATCGCTAGTGCTCAGCTCTTCCAAGAGGAGCAGCCACCGCCACCGCCGCCTCCACCACAGCCCATAGAGGAAGCTGAACAGCCTACAGAACAGCCtacagaaaacacagcagagtctaTGGAGACTCCGCAAGACAGCCAGGAgatggcaatagatacagatGCTACACAGGGTAGCACTCAAG ATGGGACTGAGGTACCGCAGGGGACAGAGGATGGCATGGAGCTAGAAGAACCATCCAAAGAGACAACACAAGACCCCGCTGTTCCTTCAGAGCCCACCGAGCCACAGCTTCCCAGCGAGTTTGAAAAACTTTTCAAAGGATGTGAGGAGAACCCAGAAGACTTTAATGGTTGGGTCTACCTGCTGCAATATGTGGAGCAAGAG AATGTTCTTGAAGCTGTGAGAAAGTCCTTTGACGTATTCTTCCTGCGGTATCCCTACTGCTATGGCTACTGGAAGAAGTATGCTGATAtagagaaaaaacatgaaaacatacagGTTGCAGAAGAg GTGTACAGAAGAGGCTTGCAGGCCATTCCTCTCAGTGTTGACCTGTGGCTGCACTACCTGTCATACATCAAAGAGAACTCAGACCCAAGTGATCCAGAGACAGAGGGACGCATTCGAGC TGCCTATGAACATGCAGTGCTTGCAGCTGGCACAGACTTTCGCTCAGACCGTCTGTGGGAGTCCTTCGTCAACTGGgaaacagagcagcagaagcTGGCTAATGTCACTGCAATCTACGATCGCATCTTGGGCATCCCAACCCAGCTGTATTCCCAGCACTTCCAGAG GTTCAAAGATCACGTGCAGAGCAACAACCCTAAGCACTTCTTATCAGAAGAGGAGTTTGTACAGCTGAGACTGGAGCTCTCGAAAGCCAGCCTCTTGGCCATGGTCTGTGAAGATGAAGAGACGCCTGCTCCTCAGGAGGATCTTCCACCTGGCACAGAAGACCTTGCAGACCCTGCTAAG aGAGTGACAGAGATCGAGAATATGCGCCACAAGGTTATCGAGGTCCGGCAGGAAGTGTTCCACCACAATGAACATGAAGTCAGCAAGCGGTGGGCCTTTGAGGAAGGG ATTAAGAGACCATACTTCCATGTCAAAGCCTTAGAGAAGACCCAGCTGAACAACTGGAAGGAGTACTTGGACTTTGAGATTGAAAATGGGACTCCGGAGCGTGTGGTTGTTCTTTTTGAAAGATGCCTCATCGCTTGTGCTCTCTATGAAGAGTTTTGGACCAAG TATGCAAAATATCTAGAGGGCTACAGCACTGACGGTGTGAGACATGTCTACAAGAAAGCGTGTTCCATCCATATGCCCAAGAAACCAGCCATCCATCTGCTGTGGGCAGCGTTCGAGGAGCAGCAGG GCAACGTTGAGGAGGCTCGTGGCATCCTGAAGTCCTTGGAGGCAGCAGTCCCAAGTCTGGCCATGGTCCGCCTTCGGAGGGTCAGTCTGGAGCGTCGCCATGGTAACTTAGAGGAAGCAGAGGCACTGTTGAGGGAGGCCATGGAGTCTGCAAAGAATGCTACGGAGACGTCATTTTATGCTGTGAAGCTGGCCAGACAGCTGATGAAGGTGCAGAGGAGTCTGAGCAAAGCAAGGAAGGTGCTGCTGGACGCGATAGAAAAAGACCAG ACGAGTCCAAAACTGTATCTAAACCTGCTTGAGCTGGAATACAGTGGAGATGTGACGCAGAATGAGGTGGAGATCTTGGCTTGTTTCGACCGAGCCTTGAAGAGCCAGTTGCCTCTCGAATCCCGCCTCCTCTTCTCCCAACGCAAAGTCGAGTTCCTCGAGGACTTTGGCAGCGACATCAACGT GCTCGTGGCTACATACGAGGAACACCAGAAACTACAGAAAGAAAGCGAGCCAGCAAAGAGAAAAGCGGAGAACGG TTCTCAGGAACCTGATGCCAAAAGACAGCGCGTAGATGACGCTTCCTCTGGTACAGCAAACGCAATGACAGACATGCAGGCAAACAACTCTGCGTACAACTATAATTGGTACCAG CAACAATATGGCGGTTGGGGACAAAACAACTGGGGGCAGTATGGCCAGTAtgcccagtataaccagtactatcctcctcctcctacatgA